In Papaver somniferum cultivar HN1 chromosome 1, ASM357369v1, whole genome shotgun sequence, a genomic segment contains:
- the LOC113272827 gene encoding protein STIP1 homolog: MKHVNSTEFENKMIHKAEEKFLEAKSRGTSAFQRKEYWQAVYWYTEALEIKPGDAAVLSNRSLCYVYLNKGDPAFEDASQCVLARPDWPKAYYRAGVALKLLNVPRLDDAADAFSNGLKLDPENRELQDAFRLGAITFITSPTVHLLLQALLLSWFII; this comes from the exons ATGAAGCATGTAAATTCTACGGAGTTTGAGAATAAG ATGATTCATAAAGCAGAGGAAAAATTTCTTGAGGCAAAATCAAGGGGAACAAGTGCATTCCAGAGGAAGGAGTATTGGCAGGCAGTATATTGGTACACAgag GCTCTCGAAATCAAACCTGGTGATGCAGCTGTCCTATCCAACAGGAGTTTATGCTATGTGTATTTAAATAAGGGAGATCCTGCTTTCGAAGATGCTAGTCAATGCGTGTTGGCAAGACCAGACTGGCCTAAGGCGTATTATAGGGCAGGTGTAGCACTCAAACTTCTGAATGTACcg AGGCTTGACGATGCAGCAGATGCCTTTTCCAATGGTTTGAAACTGGATCCTGAAAATAGAGAGCTTCAAGATGCATTCAGGTTAGGTGCCATTACATTTATTACCAGCCCTACAGTTCATTTATTACTTCAAGCATTACTGCTTAGCTGGTTTATCATTTGA
- the LOC113319453 gene encoding uncharacterized protein LOC113319453, translating to MKVEIDVKDGAGQTPLSHAFAEGRLAAVEYLLEMGANPEILDDSNTSPLHYVTMSGHKHFIPLLLSKGINVDVINNFGSPLQYAATAGDHDAVKVLMDHGANPNLVFHDTFSPLLASIGSLSWRCMEQLLKAGADPNGGPEGIKALPLAAQVGEAQIIKLLVEAGADPKLQIYTD from the exons GTCAAACTCCCCTATCCCATGCATTTGCAGAAGGGCGTTTGGCCGCTGTGGAATATCTTCTTGAAATGGGTGCCAATCCTGAAATACTTGATGATTCAAATACTAGTCCTCTGCATTACGTCACAATGAGTG GACATAAACATTTCATACCCTTGTTACTTTCAAAAGGTATTAATGTGGATGTAATCAATAATTTCGGCTCACCACTACAATATGCTGCGACTGCTGGCGATCACGATGCTGTGAAAGTTCTTATGGATCATGGTGCCAAC CCTAATTTGGTATTCCATGATACATTTAGTCCACTTCTGGCATCTATCGGTTCCCTATCTTGGCGATGCATGGAGCAATTACTGAAG GCCGGAGCTGATCCAAATGGGGGACCAGAAGGAATAAAAGCTTTACCACTTGCAGCTCAAGTAGGGGAAGCACAAATCATTAAGCTACTGGTTGAGGCTGGTGCAGATCCAAAGTTACAAATATA CACGGACTAA